In Candidatus Nanosynbacter lyticus, one genomic interval encodes:
- a CDS encoding glycosyltransferase family 4 protein, giving the protein MSKKADKKLIVDMISESEFTVQGHGVHTAYKEITDALRKRKDIDIEVNSKRPSDIIHIQTMGLYSFRHLIRKGGKKVVSAHIVPDSFIGSIKGAKYWKPLGRMWLKFFYKKADLVLACSGMVADELINDMNVPKTKVLYNTIDMSRYRHSAAEKKLARKKLDLKDNDFVVMGNGQVQPRKRLDILIKAAKKMPDVKFFWVGGIPFKNLGADYHAMQNMIKSAPDNLTVTGVIPLEAVKDYYVAADLFVLPAMQENHPMCVLEAAGAGLPIILRDIPQYDDTFKGDAVMAKTDDEFLDLIDLLRKDKKAYSKACLGAGKIAKRFDSSAGAERLVEFYRSLI; this is encoded by the coding sequence ATGAGTAAGAAGGCTGATAAGAAACTAATTGTTGATATGATTTCTGAAAGTGAGTTTACTGTTCAGGGTCACGGTGTGCATACGGCTTATAAAGAGATTACAGATGCACTGCGAAAAAGAAAAGATATTGATATTGAAGTAAACTCTAAGCGTCCATCTGACATTATTCATATTCAGACTATGGGACTTTACTCTTTTCGTCATTTGATAAGGAAAGGTGGAAAAAAAGTAGTCTCTGCTCATATTGTGCCGGATAGTTTTATTGGTTCAATTAAGGGCGCCAAATATTGGAAACCTCTGGGTAGGATGTGGTTGAAATTTTTCTACAAGAAAGCGGATTTGGTTTTGGCCTGCTCTGGTATGGTTGCCGATGAGCTTATAAACGACATGAATGTCCCTAAAACTAAGGTTCTTTACAATACAATCGATATGTCGAGGTATAGGCATTCGGCTGCAGAAAAGAAGCTAGCCAGAAAGAAGCTTGACCTTAAGGATAATGATTTTGTAGTGATGGGAAATGGTCAGGTCCAGCCGCGAAAACGCCTCGACATTCTGATAAAAGCAGCTAAAAAAATGCCAGATGTAAAGTTTTTCTGGGTAGGAGGCATTCCATTTAAGAATCTAGGAGCAGACTATCATGCTATGCAAAATATGATAAAAAGTGCTCCTGACAACCTTACGGTGACTGGTGTTATTCCTCTGGAGGCTGTTAAAGATTATTATGTAGCTGCCGACTTGTTTGTCCTTCCTGCTATGCAAGAAAACCATCCTATGTGTGTATTGGAGGCAGCAGGTGCTGGATTACCGATTATTTTACGAGATATTCCTCAGTACGATGATACGTTTAAGGGTGATGCCGTTATGGCAAAAACAGATGATGAGTTCTTGGATTTGATTGATTTACTTCGTAAAGATAAAAAGGCTTATAGTAAAGCGTGTCTTGGAGCTGGGAAAATTGCCAAAAGGTTTGACAGCAGTGCTGGTGCTGAACGGCTAGTCGAGTTTTATCGGTCTTTGATATAG
- a CDS encoding glycosyltransferase, with protein MKIGLFTDSYRPSINGIVYVVESLKRELEALGHEVYVFCPAKSISPSKQAELLHEDDNSRIVRFRSIKGAFFDDYDTSVFFPPVVQRQIANMNLDVVHIFTPSQIGLLGVKVAKKNNIPLIIQHCTDLYEFVDHYPAVLPGALALAGIVFPLSVKLNGQDLLEVAKLYRPRNGVTKWNKDIIERVITILYSKADAVIALSRKSRDQLQSWQTEDYGYDITLMPNGVNALPKPKSERIKEFREQWGLREKDEVFGFVGRLGEEKNLPILIEAFNKFIAPDRPKSKLLFVGDFEYRQKLEEMAAETDFVDRIIFTGAMPREDLGVAYGVINVFTFPSLKDTQGWVLHEAAHAGKPIVIIDKEVSEVVKDGVNGYFAENTPESVAKKVISILKSPKKQAEFSAESKKLASKFTERSQVKRLEKLYKNLIEIRENQ; from the coding sequence ATGAAGATAGGACTTTTTACGGATAGTTACCGGCCGTCTATTAATGGGATTGTTTATGTAGTCGAATCTCTGAAGCGTGAGCTGGAAGCTTTGGGGCATGAGGTTTACGTTTTTTGTCCGGCAAAGTCTATTAGTCCATCCAAGCAGGCGGAACTTCTGCATGAGGATGACAATAGTCGGATCGTTCGTTTTCGTTCTATTAAAGGAGCGTTTTTTGATGATTATGATACGTCGGTATTCTTCCCTCCTGTGGTGCAGCGTCAAATTGCCAATATGAATCTGGACGTTGTTCATATTTTTACGCCGTCGCAAATTGGATTGTTAGGTGTAAAAGTGGCGAAGAAAAATAATATTCCGCTTATTATTCAGCACTGTACTGATTTATATGAGTTTGTTGATCACTATCCGGCGGTTCTGCCAGGAGCACTGGCTTTGGCGGGAATTGTTTTTCCCTTATCGGTCAAGCTGAATGGTCAAGATTTGTTAGAGGTTGCTAAGCTTTATCGTCCGCGTAATGGCGTGACAAAATGGAATAAAGATATCATTGAGCGTGTTATTACTATTTTATATAGCAAGGCGGACGCGGTTATCGCATTGTCGCGTAAAAGCCGCGACCAGTTGCAATCTTGGCAAACGGAAGATTATGGATACGATATCACTTTAATGCCAAATGGTGTCAACGCCCTTCCGAAGCCAAAGTCTGAGCGGATAAAAGAGTTTCGAGAACAATGGGGTTTGAGGGAAAAAGATGAGGTATTTGGCTTCGTTGGGCGCTTGGGTGAGGAGAAAAACCTACCAATTCTTATCGAAGCATTCAACAAATTCATCGCCCCAGACAGGCCGAAGTCCAAGCTGCTATTTGTCGGTGATTTTGAATATCGTCAAAAATTGGAAGAGATGGCTGCTGAAACAGATTTTGTAGATAGGATTATATTTACTGGCGCTATGCCTCGTGAAGATTTGGGCGTGGCGTATGGTGTGATAAATGTATTTACCTTCCCTTCACTGAAGGACACGCAAGGTTGGGTTCTTCATGAAGCGGCTCATGCTGGTAAGCCGATTGTAATTATAGACAAAGAGGTTTCGGAGGTAGTTAAAGACGGTGTCAATGGTTATTTTGCAGAAAATACTCCAGAAAGTGTTGCCAAAAAGGTAATTTCAATTCTAAAGAGTCCGAAAAAGCAGGCAGAGTTTAGTGCTGAAAGTAAAAAGCTTGCCAGCAAATTTACTGAACGCAGTCAGGTCAAGAGGCTGGAGAAGCTTTATAAAAATTTGATTGAAATACGGGAAAATCAGTAG
- the smpB gene encoding SsrA-binding protein SmpB, whose amino-acid sequence MPKPKTKKPNTQAVINRRARFDYELGEEIVAGLVLTGLEVRAAREGHVQLKGAFVSLKNNELWLNNASFSLRLNVRGEANTRSVDTSARKLLVSKKQLAHFTDAKKQGMTIVPTKLLTNGKFIKVVIALARGKKTYDKRETIKRRDQDREARRLISNR is encoded by the coding sequence ATGCCAAAGCCAAAAACGAAAAAACCAAACACCCAAGCCGTCATTAACCGACGAGCTCGGTTTGACTATGAGTTGGGCGAAGAAATTGTGGCTGGGCTGGTTTTAACTGGGCTGGAGGTGCGCGCCGCCAGGGAAGGACATGTTCAGTTGAAGGGCGCTTTCGTCAGTTTAAAAAATAACGAGCTATGGCTAAATAACGCTAGTTTTTCGTTACGGCTAAACGTCCGCGGAGAAGCAAACACCCGATCAGTCGATACTTCGGCACGAAAATTATTAGTCAGCAAAAAACAACTTGCCCATTTTACAGATGCCAAAAAGCAAGGCATGACTATTGTGCCGACCAAATTATTGACTAATGGAAAATTTATCAAAGTGGTTATTGCTCTAGCTAGAGGTAAAAAAACCTACGATAAACGCGAGACTATCAAGCGCCGCGATCAAGACAGAGAGGCCAGGCGTCTAATCTCCAATAGATAA
- a CDS encoding ATP-binding cassette domain-containing protein: MIADIHITEKSFGDKTLMRDVKFSVDDGEKVGVVGRNGVGKSTLFGILAGTDTDYTGEVIFRRGITVASTAQEHHGLGDQTVLSYILAGLPEYASLKKIIDEYPETMGDNMRKIEEYTQALERFDQKGFYQIEEKIARELDNFQLSGCGERPLGSLSGGQKRLVEIVKIMHAGAHLALIDEPTNHMDYVAKQQFIDWMSSQPRQAMLIITHDRDVLGRVDRIVELKDGQAVSYRGNYDAYLKQNAQATAAGMNNFEQVEKRITNLKQKVLDYQRLKEKSRNPGTIQKFKRLEHEARAELAELSEMDKPTFWIDKQSAGQLDYKSAERYGKFKARNIRLSMKDAASRSQHVLVRVEDAAVGVGERILFEGVNIDLREGEAVELRGRNGAGKTTLIRMLLGQRRGSDSSLSGKSMVSRTVLPDAFDLEETAGSRTAASAPQSSARAHSSLKSPPEIFRKRSAETSATRERSTVSGVEGVAPAAPILYSGNLFLDPQVRVGVYEQEIDERYLADPLQASIEKLYLSRDLPISDTKIRQLLADYLFTEADRMTPLARLSGGQKARFQIIAMLANDPQLLILDEPTNHLDLPSIEELETALAKYSGAILYVSHDNYFRQEIGGEVVQIGAA; the protein is encoded by the coding sequence ATGATAGCCGACATTCACATCACCGAAAAAAGTTTTGGCGACAAGACGTTGATGCGCGACGTCAAGTTTAGCGTGGATGATGGTGAGAAGGTTGGTGTGGTCGGCCGTAATGGCGTCGGTAAGTCGACATTGTTTGGCATCTTGGCGGGCACGGACACCGACTATACTGGTGAGGTGATTTTTCGGCGCGGCATCACCGTGGCCAGTACGGCGCAGGAGCATCATGGTTTGGGCGATCAGACGGTGCTGAGCTACATTTTGGCGGGGCTACCAGAATATGCGAGCTTAAAGAAAATTATTGATGAATATCCCGAGACCATGGGCGATAATATGCGTAAAATTGAGGAGTACACGCAGGCACTGGAGCGATTTGACCAGAAAGGGTTTTACCAGATCGAGGAGAAGATTGCCCGAGAGCTCGATAATTTTCAGCTGAGCGGGTGCGGCGAGCGGCCGCTTGGTTCCCTGTCGGGTGGTCAGAAGCGGCTGGTGGAGATTGTGAAGATTATGCATGCGGGGGCACATTTGGCGCTGATCGACGAGCCGACTAATCACATGGATTACGTTGCCAAGCAGCAGTTTATCGACTGGATGAGTTCGCAACCGCGCCAGGCCATGTTGATCATCACCCATGACCGCGATGTGTTAGGCCGGGTGGATCGAATTGTTGAACTTAAAGACGGCCAAGCGGTCAGCTACCGCGGTAATTATGACGCCTACCTCAAGCAAAACGCTCAGGCGACGGCGGCGGGCATGAATAATTTTGAGCAAGTCGAGAAGCGGATAACTAACCTCAAACAAAAAGTGCTGGATTATCAGCGGCTGAAGGAAAAGTCGCGTAACCCCGGCACCATCCAAAAGTTTAAGCGGCTGGAACATGAGGCGCGGGCCGAGCTGGCGGAATTATCAGAGATGGACAAGCCGACGTTTTGGATCGACAAGCAGTCGGCTGGGCAGCTTGATTATAAGTCGGCTGAGCGCTACGGCAAGTTCAAGGCGCGCAATATCCGGCTGTCGATGAAGGACGCGGCCAGTCGCAGTCAGCATGTGCTGGTGCGAGTTGAGGACGCGGCGGTTGGCGTTGGCGAAAGGATATTGTTTGAGGGGGTGAATATTGATCTGCGCGAGGGCGAGGCGGTGGAGCTGCGCGGCCGTAACGGCGCCGGCAAGACGACGCTGATTCGGATGTTGTTGGGGCAGCGGCGAGGTTCGGACTCCAGTCTCTCTGGCAAGTCGATGGTTTCGCGGACGGTGTTGCCGGACGCATTCGACTTGGAGGAGACGGCTGGAAGTCGAACCGCGGCAAGCGCTCCGCAGTCCTCCGCCAGAGCACACTCTTCGCTCAAATCTCCACCGGAGATTTTTCGCAAGCGTTCGGCTGAAACGTCCGCTACTCGCGAACGTTCCACAGTCTCTGGCGTAGAAGGTGTCGCACCTGCCGCTCCCATCCTTTACTCCGGCAACCTCTTCCTTGACCCGCAGGTGCGGGTGGGCGTGTATGAGCAAGAGATTGATGAGCGGTATTTGGCGGATCCGCTGCAGGCGTCGATTGAGAAGTTGTATCTCAGCCGCGACCTGCCGATTTCTGATACTAAGATTCGCCAACTACTGGCTGACTATTTGTTCACCGAAGCCGATCGGATGACGCCGCTGGCTCGCCTGTCGGGTGGCCAAAAAGCGCGCTTTCAGATTATCGCTATGCTAGCAAATGACCCGCAGCTGCTGATTTTGGATGAGCCGACCAACCATCTTGACCTGCCGAGCATCGAGGAGCTGGAGACGGCGCTGGCGAAATATTCTGGCGCTATCCTGTACGTTAGCCACGACAATTATTTCCGCCAAGAAATCGGCGGCGAGGTCGTGCAGATTGGCGCAGCATAA
- a CDS encoding glutaredoxin family protein: MSEDTTNNHQDTKVVVYSTSWCAFCHTEMEWLKKLGIDFVSKDIEADPSAKEELLNKNGGNFQGVPVTDINGELVLGFDRPKLQDLLRKNGLLAD, from the coding sequence ATGAGCGAAGACACGACAAACAACCACCAAGACACAAAAGTTGTTGTATATAGCACCAGCTGGTGTGCGTTTTGCCACACGGAAATGGAATGGCTGAAAAAGTTGGGTATTGATTTTGTTTCTAAGGATATCGAGGCCGATCCTAGCGCTAAGGAAGAATTGCTAAATAAAAACGGTGGCAATTTCCAAGGCGTGCCAGTCACCGACATTAACGGGGAACTAGTGCTTGGCTTTGACCGACCAAAGCTGCAAGACTTGCTGCGCAAGAACGGCTTATTGGCTGACTAG